The Pyxidicoccus xibeiensis region TCGGCGATGCAGGGCGTCGGCGTGCCGTGCGTCGGAAACCCGCCGACCGCGGCGTTTCCAGGCGTGGCGCAGGGGACGTCGATGGGGCCAGCCGACCCGGTCGACGTCTTTTCGAGCACGCTCCGCTGGAACTTCTTCGGCGCGTTCGCGTCAGGCCAGTGAGGAGTGAGCGAGAAGACGTCGGCGTCGGAGGCCCACGTCTCGAACACCACGGGCGAAGGCTGCGAGGCATTCACCGGCGCCGCGAACTGGGCGAGCAGGCGCCAGATGAACTCGTCCGAGTTCTGGTTGGTGCCAGTCACCACTCCGGCCCTCGCTGGAACCGCGACAGCGACTGTCTGTGGCTCCACGGCGGGTTTCGTCGTCGAGCTCGACGTGGCGAAGCATGCCCCGCCGATGAGGGCCATCGTTCCGACGGTGGCAGAGAAGACAAGCCTGGTCATGGGATTCGTCCTGGGTGGGGGGATTCGCACTCCCTGGGCGCATCGCCAGGGAGCTGCAGTCGCCAGGGCTCCTGTGCACCGTGTGTGCCAGGAGCGACGCAAGGCGGGTCGCCTGTAGCGCTCCTTCAAGGAGAGGAGCCCTTGGAGGCAGCGTTGCGTCCGCGACGGACGCTGGCGCTTCTTCCGGCGACGCACATGGTCACCAGCTTCCTGTCGATTTAGGGTCCGCACCTCTGCTCAACTGAGGTCGTCGTGAACCACGTCAGAGGGGGACACATGAAGCTGTGTTGGAAGGCCCTTGCCGGGTCGCTGCTGTCGTTCGCGCTCGTCAGCCCGGTACCGGCGCTTGCCCAATCCACGCTGTTGAAGGACATCCACCCCGGCACCCGGCCGTACCCGCCTGAATCCGTCCGTCAGCCGGCCGCATCCGGGGGCAAGGTGTACTTCCTGGGACAGACGCCCATGACGGGCACCGAGCCATGGCAGACGGATGGAACTCCGGCGGGCACCTCCCTGGTGGTGGACCTGGCGCCGGGGCCCGACTCCTCCTTCACCTCGGGCTTCGTCGACATGGAGGGTGCCCTCTACTTCATGGCGCGGCAGGGCAATGCCGACAGCGAGGCCCTGTGGAGGTCGGACGGTACGGTGGCGGGCACCGTGCGGCTCGGGTCCGCCCTCCTCCCCGGGTGGGCGAGCCGCCCAGCCGGAGTCGGCGGGCTCACCCGCCTGGGCACGAGGCTCTTCTTCTCCGCCCAGTTCGACGACTCCGGGTTCGAGCTCTGGAAGAGCGACGGCACCCCCGAGGGCACCGTGCGGGTGAAGGACCTCCACCCGGGTCCGCAGGGCTCCAATCCGCGGAGTCTGAGGGCCGGGAGCAGCATGCTGTATTTCTTCGCCGACAGCGGGGGTGGGGAAGTCCTGTGGCGGAGCGATGGGAGCGAGGCCGGCACCGTCGCCGTCCAGCAGTTCGCCCAGGGCTTCTCGCCGCTGCGTCTCAACGTCATCGGGAACACCGCGCTCTTCCTCATGCAGAACGGCACCCGCACTGAGCTGTGGAAGAGCGATGGCACCGCGGCCGGCACCGTGAAGCTGACGGGCCTGCCGGGCTCCGCGTCGTGGAGCGCCAGTCTCTGCGGAGGCAGGCTCTTCCTGTCGAACCGCATGACGCTGTGGACGAGTGACGGAACGCCGGAGGGCACCGAGGAGCTCGGCTCCTTCGTGTCCGTCGACACGTCCATCCAGGACGTGGGAGGTGCCGCCCTCTTCTTCGCGAACACCCAGGATGGCTACTCCGGGCTCTTCAGGAGCGATGGCACTGAAGCGGGTACCACGTCGGTGGGTGTGCCCGATTCGGGCGGAGATTCTTTCTTTGGCAACACCAGCACGGGCTCGGTGGCCTTCTTCTTGCGGAGCGACGCCGAGGGGGCCTCGCTGTGGAAGACGGACGGCACCGCGCAGGGGACCGGGCTGGTGAAGCGCATGCCGCCGGGCGAGCGGCCCTGGAATGGCTACGGGACGAGCATTCCCGGAGCCGCTGGGGGCCAGTTCTTCTACGAATTCGGCTACCTCCGCGAGCGCGGCGGCAGAGATGCCATGACGCTGTGGCGGAGCGATGGCACCCCGGAGGGGACGTACCCGCTCGTCAGCCCCCAGCAGCAGCCCGCGAGCTCCCGGGCGTCGAAGGCGACGGTGGCGGGCGGAGTCGCCTTCTTCGCCGCCGAGGATGGCACCGGCGGCCGCGGGCTGTGGAAGACGGATGGCACTCCGAGCGGCACCACGAAGGTGAAGGACCTGACCTCAGGCGTCCTGGAGCATGCCGGTGGAGAGCCGGATGCCATCGTCAGCCGCGAGGATGGCACGCTCTTCATCCTGGTCCGGCAGGGCCTCATCAATCGTCAGACCCATGGATTGTGGAAGAGTGACGGCACCGAGGCCGGCACCGTCCTGCTCAAGCAGTTCGAGGCGTCGTATTCCTTTGCTTCCACCCTCCAGCGGGTGGGGAACACCGTGTACTTCGCCGCCCAGGACGATGCCCACCCCGGCCTCGAGCTGTGGAAGAGCGACGGCACTGAGGCGGGCACCGTGCGGGTGAAGGACATCCACCCGGGCCCCGAGGACTCCGAACCCGCGAACCTGTGGGCGGTGGGCAGCACGCTCTACTTCGTCGCCAATGATGGTGAGGTCGGCCGGGCGCTATGGAAGAGCGACGGCACCGAGGCGGGCACGGTGCGGGTGATGGACCTCCATCCGAGCGAGGACGACGGCCTGGAGGTGTGGAACGAGCGGACGAACTTCGCCGTCGTGGGCAACACGCTCTACTTCCTGGCCGACGACGGAGTGCACGGCCTCGAGCCATGGAAGACGGACGGGACGGAAGCCGGGACGGTGCTCCTGAAGGACTTCCGGCCGGGTGCCGGGGATGGCGCCTTCGCGCTGTATGCGGTGGGCAGCACGCTCTACCTGGTGGCCGACGACGGTGTGCACGGTTTCGAGCCGTGGAAGAGCGACGGCACGCCCGGGGGAACGGTGTTGCTCAAGGACATCGTCCCCGGCGCGGGCAGTGGCTTCGGCGCTGGCTTCACCCGACTGGGGGAGGGGAGCTTCTTCCTGGCCTTCACTCCGGAGCACGGCATCGAGCCGTGGAAGACGGACGGGACGGAAGCCGGGACGGTGCTCCTCAAGGACGTGCTCCCCGGGCCGGGCAGCAGCCTGCGCGAGTTCACCCCCGGGACGGTGGCGCTGGAGGACCGGGGCCTGGTGGTCTTCGCGGCGACGGACGGCACGTCGGGCGAAGAGGTGTGGGTCACGGATGGCACGCCGGAGGGGACCGAGCGCGTCGCGGACATCGTGCCGGGGGCGGCCTCGTCGGTGCCTCGAGGCAT contains the following coding sequences:
- a CDS encoding ELWxxDGT repeat protein, with the translated sequence MKLCWKALAGSLLSFALVSPVPALAQSTLLKDIHPGTRPYPPESVRQPAASGGKVYFLGQTPMTGTEPWQTDGTPAGTSLVVDLAPGPDSSFTSGFVDMEGALYFMARQGNADSEALWRSDGTVAGTVRLGSALLPGWASRPAGVGGLTRLGTRLFFSAQFDDSGFELWKSDGTPEGTVRVKDLHPGPQGSNPRSLRAGSSMLYFFADSGGGEVLWRSDGSEAGTVAVQQFAQGFSPLRLNVIGNTALFLMQNGTRTELWKSDGTAAGTVKLTGLPGSASWSASLCGGRLFLSNRMTLWTSDGTPEGTEELGSFVSVDTSIQDVGGAALFFANTQDGYSGLFRSDGTEAGTTSVGVPDSGGDSFFGNTSTGSVAFFLRSDAEGASLWKTDGTAQGTGLVKRMPPGERPWNGYGTSIPGAAGGQFFYEFGYLRERGGRDAMTLWRSDGTPEGTYPLVSPQQQPASSRASKATVAGGVAFFAAEDGTGGRGLWKTDGTPSGTTKVKDLTSGVLEHAGGEPDAIVSREDGTLFILVRQGLINRQTHGLWKSDGTEAGTVLLKQFEASYSFASTLQRVGNTVYFAAQDDAHPGLELWKSDGTEAGTVRVKDIHPGPEDSEPANLWAVGSTLYFVANDGEVGRALWKSDGTEAGTVRVMDLHPSEDDGLEVWNERTNFAVVGNTLYFLADDGVHGLEPWKTDGTEAGTVLLKDFRPGAGDGAFALYAVGSTLYLVADDGVHGFEPWKSDGTPGGTVLLKDIVPGAGSGFGAGFTRLGEGSFFLAFTPEHGIEPWKTDGTEAGTVLLKDVLPGPGSSLREFTPGTVALEDRGLVVFAATDGTSGEEVWVTDGTPEGTERVADIVPGAASSVPRGMVRVGERLVFLAMDPAVGSEPHVLPLPVRKDRRPPEVTCPAAVTAETEEAVGTVVTYPPATATDPTSEPTLRYSVASGSTFPVGTTQVTVTATDAEGNESRCTFGVTVTRKDVAPLPQPGDSEGCSCRASGAAGSAGLWSLLALLAGTSMRRRRSAPRGRA